One genomic window of Mustela lutreola isolate mMusLut2 chromosome 14, mMusLut2.pri, whole genome shotgun sequence includes the following:
- the LOC131814321 gene encoding uncharacterized protein LOC131814321: MLNGGKFLNCSYRQNDSSTFETTVNVSCPNNITYQPTPICVWPPFLFLVTNASELNDTLNCTKNCYLSQCWHVTAFKLAVIMRIPTHVPIPVSIPEDKLPVVLSRKKRDFGITATVVTALAISTAAATAAALSLAATIPTAEAVNTLAEGTAAALQTQTQINAHLQAGILIVNQRVDLVQEQVDIWGALMGLGCIVPFPAICVTPIAYTNMSDLQNVSRQLSQYLWGN, encoded by the coding sequence atgttaaatggtggcaaattcctcaactgttcttatagacaaaatgactctagtacctttgagacaacagttaatgtgtcttgtcccaataatattacttatcagcccactcccatatgcgtctggccaccgttccttttcctcgtaacaaatgctagtgagctgaatgatacgttgaattgcactaagaattgctatctttcccagtgctggcatgtcacggccttcaagctggctgtgattatgcgtatccctacccatgttcctatcccagtttccattccagaggacaagttaccggtggtgctatccagaaagaagagagattttggtatcacagccaccgttgtgacagcattggctatatctacagcagctgccacggcagcagcactctcgcttgctgcaactatacccactgcggaagctgtgaacacccttgcagaaggaacggcggctgcccttcaaacacagactcagatcaatgcacatctgcaagcaggaatcctgatagtcaaccagagagtggatttggttcaagaacaagtggacatatggggggccctaaTGGGACTGGGATGCATAGtacccttcccggcaatttgtgtaactcccatagcctatactaatatgagtgacttacagaatgtctcccgacagctctcccaatacttgtgGGGGAATTAG